The following coding sequences lie in one Myxococcus xanthus genomic window:
- a CDS encoding type 2 lantipeptide synthetase LanM — protein MLPSLAPTPPAAPPRFPPQTRRLLEAVRKGPEASGCFPPIVRPGPERVLQVARAFQGASDAARLGALLSQPAFQPLVDFYEALGDGCDAIARRRPGLFGARVVRLTNAALFGPVLTDAFALCAATPAAQGPHPGLLRLRDGFLAFFGLFAKRLVRDLKAGVFRRAGFEGPVTRLWANPEETHNGRQHVLRVQFRRGGALAYKPRPASGEALFLAEPERRGPRAFFDWVNHLPAASGAVRLPTLRVLRGRGRDAFAYSWQDWIERPRQWGVLRDSPQLKLHGCQLPPPQAARFWHHAGALTGTCFAVGAADLLGSNLVVGVRRGQREPLPYLVDLELFFCPVRRLPETGLIPEGNRRGNHHVGFEWRAWWCTTGGPLLCFFPARNGALQLRPRRRAWAREEARSVVADTEGHVGYAAHLLPFLRGMFDVWTKLLMEHERVTAFLAHAARRHHVRVLVKPSDAYDAPLEHMMLAPQGQVPGASDRGRVRFSPEEREQLGRYDVPYFFRKADGGPLLMMDAPPTSAAFRPVGEQQFLESTPPPAPHILNGEQLGLMNLGVALRDAVDAVAQDLRHRVLEAPQWGVRLSLAKDRRTGAVSFDWPETGKRLTFSWNRRTVRLTDETLDEAPAPRHGKRARRKPPTA, from the coding sequence GTGCTGCCATCCCTTGCACCAACACCTCCAGCCGCCCCACCCCGCTTCCCCCCGCAGACCCGCCGCCTCCTGGAGGCCGTCCGCAAGGGCCCCGAGGCCAGCGGCTGCTTCCCGCCCATTGTCCGACCCGGCCCCGAGCGTGTGCTGCAGGTGGCCCGCGCCTTCCAAGGCGCCAGTGACGCCGCGCGGCTGGGCGCCCTGCTCTCACAGCCCGCCTTCCAGCCGCTGGTGGATTTCTATGAAGCCCTGGGCGACGGGTGCGACGCCATTGCCCGGCGGCGCCCGGGCCTGTTCGGCGCGCGCGTCGTGCGGCTCACCAACGCGGCGCTGTTCGGCCCGGTGCTGACGGACGCCTTCGCATTGTGCGCCGCCACCCCGGCGGCACAGGGGCCCCACCCGGGGCTGCTCCGACTGAGGGATGGGTTCCTGGCCTTCTTCGGCCTCTTCGCGAAGCGGCTCGTACGCGACCTGAAGGCCGGCGTCTTCCGCCGCGCGGGCTTCGAGGGCCCCGTCACCCGGCTCTGGGCCAACCCCGAGGAGACGCACAACGGGCGGCAGCACGTCCTGCGCGTCCAGTTCCGCCGGGGCGGCGCGCTGGCGTACAAGCCCCGGCCCGCGAGCGGAGAGGCCCTCTTCCTGGCGGAGCCGGAGCGGCGTGGCCCACGCGCCTTCTTCGACTGGGTCAACCACCTTCCGGCGGCCTCGGGAGCGGTGCGGCTCCCCACCCTGCGCGTCCTGCGCGGACGAGGCAGGGACGCCTTCGCGTACAGCTGGCAGGACTGGATTGAACGTCCCCGCCAGTGGGGCGTCCTCCGCGATTCGCCCCAGCTGAAGCTCCACGGCTGCCAGCTGCCGCCGCCCCAGGCCGCGCGCTTCTGGCACCACGCGGGCGCCCTCACCGGCACGTGCTTCGCCGTGGGCGCGGCGGACCTGCTGGGCAGCAACCTGGTGGTGGGCGTCCGGCGCGGGCAACGCGAGCCGCTGCCCTACCTGGTGGACCTGGAGCTGTTCTTCTGTCCCGTGCGCCGGCTCCCGGAGACAGGGCTGATTCCAGAGGGGAACCGGCGCGGCAACCACCACGTCGGCTTCGAGTGGCGCGCCTGGTGGTGCACCACCGGCGGCCCGCTGCTGTGCTTCTTCCCCGCCCGGAACGGCGCGCTCCAGCTTCGCCCGCGAAGGCGCGCGTGGGCCCGGGAGGAAGCCCGCTCCGTGGTGGCGGACACCGAGGGCCACGTGGGCTACGCGGCCCACCTGCTGCCCTTCCTGCGCGGCATGTTCGACGTGTGGACCAAGCTGCTCATGGAGCACGAACGCGTGACGGCCTTCCTCGCGCACGCGGCGCGGCGGCACCATGTCCGCGTGCTCGTCAAACCCTCGGACGCGTATGACGCGCCGCTGGAGCACATGATGCTGGCGCCCCAAGGGCAGGTGCCCGGCGCCAGCGACCGGGGCCGCGTGCGCTTCAGCCCCGAGGAGCGCGAGCAGCTGGGCCGCTACGACGTGCCGTACTTCTTCCGCAAGGCGGACGGCGGTCCCCTGCTGATGATGGATGCGCCGCCCACGTCCGCGGCCTTCCGGCCCGTGGGCGAGCAACAGTTCCTGGAGTCCACGCCGCCCCCTGCCCCGCACATCCTGAACGGCGAACAGCTCGGCCTGATGAACCTGGGCGTGGCCCTGCGGGACGCGGTGGACGCCGTCGCCCAGGACCTGCGCCACCGCGTCCTGGAGGCGCCTCAATGGGGTGTGCGTCTGTCATTGGCGAAGGACCGCCGCACGGGCGCGGTGTCCTTCGACTGGCCGGAGACGGGCAAGCGCCTGACGTTCTCCTGGAACCGCCGCACCGTGCGCCTCACCGACGAGACACTGGACGAGGCGCCCGCTCCCCGGCATGGGAAGCGGGCCCGGCGAAAGCCGCCTACCGCTTGA
- a CDS encoding JmjC domain-containing protein has protein sequence MARIDIQRRFDWDTFVTRYWNRRPVLYQATGVNPFMDTDVFDAALGASRGAMDPPTALEARTDVQFTIDQGQPVHPGPWLPRDTDGSLDGYDSRLADALGTRRYALIISLLHSHGYGLWSRERAFFSDLWRRVGLPLSGGITTLFHGNYEHSPVGVHLDRFTTFLFAIRGRKRMRFWARRPWSMPVTTLVDYAPYLAESFTAEVGPGDILYWPASYYHVGESASRDVATSVNVGVPVTGHQARYDVEDLVSTGRGNAPRARDTARGRALVPDVLDGDGVLPRELPAALRQAANTLRESSHDSRTQAHIRTLWLNRRSAGGFEPPPPPARRRPLKDTDILHGNKSFPILLEKTGTGWCCSANGNALHVSGLRQPVNKLVATLNTARTVSVGELLHPFPSRGDMPLRVLKPLPATRAGVRRMLEILLTFRAIQLAGR, from the coding sequence ATGGCCCGCATCGACATCCAGCGCCGGTTCGACTGGGACACCTTCGTCACGCGCTACTGGAACCGGCGGCCGGTGCTCTACCAGGCGACGGGCGTCAATCCGTTCATGGACACGGACGTGTTCGACGCGGCGCTCGGGGCCTCGCGCGGCGCCATGGACCCGCCCACGGCGCTCGAGGCGCGCACGGACGTCCAGTTCACCATCGACCAGGGGCAGCCCGTCCACCCCGGGCCCTGGCTTCCCCGCGACACCGACGGCTCGCTGGACGGCTACGACTCGCGGCTCGCGGACGCGCTGGGAACACGTCGCTACGCGCTCATCATCTCCCTGCTGCATTCCCACGGCTACGGACTCTGGTCCCGCGAGCGGGCCTTCTTCTCCGACCTCTGGCGGCGCGTGGGGCTCCCCCTGTCAGGCGGCATCACCACGCTGTTCCATGGGAACTACGAGCACAGTCCGGTGGGCGTCCACCTGGACCGCTTCACCACGTTCCTCTTCGCCATCCGGGGCCGCAAGCGGATGCGCTTCTGGGCCAGGCGCCCCTGGAGCATGCCCGTCACCACCCTGGTGGACTACGCACCCTACCTGGCGGAGTCATTCACCGCGGAAGTGGGGCCCGGCGACATCCTCTACTGGCCCGCCAGCTACTACCACGTCGGAGAGAGCGCGAGCCGGGACGTCGCCACCAGCGTCAACGTGGGCGTCCCCGTCACCGGACACCAGGCCCGCTATGACGTGGAGGACCTCGTGAGCACAGGCCGCGGTAACGCACCACGCGCTCGCGACACGGCGCGTGGCCGTGCGCTGGTACCGGACGTGCTCGACGGCGACGGCGTGCTGCCGCGTGAGCTGCCCGCCGCCCTGCGGCAGGCCGCGAACACATTGCGCGAAAGCAGCCATGACTCACGAACCCAGGCCCACATCCGGACCCTGTGGCTCAACCGGCGCTCCGCGGGCGGCTTCGAGCCCCCACCGCCTCCCGCGAGGCGGCGGCCCCTCAAGGACACAGACATCCTTCACGGGAATAAAAGCTTCCCCATCCTGCTGGAGAAAACAGGCACGGGTTGGTGTTGTTCAGCCAACGGCAACGCGTTGCATGTCTCAGGCCTTCGGCAACCGGTGAATAAACTTGTCGCGACATTGAACACGGCGCGCACGGTGAGCGTGGGTGAACTCTTGCACCCTTTTCCCTCGCGAGGCGACATGCCACTCCGCGTCTTGAAACCGCTGCCCGCGACGCGCGCGGGCGTGCGCCGGATGCTGGAAATTCTACTGACATTTCGAGCCATCCAGCTGGCAGGCCGATAA
- a CDS encoding glutathione S-transferase family protein, translating to MKLYFNPRSRAVIAKWMLDECGAQYEIVPIDFEKKENKSPEFLKINPAGKLPALVDGDARLFESAAICLYLAEKFPDAQLAPKPGDKDRGRYLSLMVYSTSQLEPSMGDHLMKLPTGPARGWTDFETVLNVVEGELGQGPYLFGERFTAADVMIGSMFIWMRIFGSRTGRPALEAYIERLLARPKGMKLG from the coding sequence ATGAAACTCTATTTCAACCCCAGAAGCCGCGCGGTCATTGCCAAGTGGATGCTGGATGAGTGCGGCGCGCAGTACGAAATCGTCCCCATCGACTTCGAGAAGAAGGAGAACAAGTCGCCTGAGTTCTTGAAAATCAACCCCGCTGGGAAATTGCCAGCCTTGGTGGACGGAGACGCGCGGCTGTTCGAGAGCGCGGCCATCTGTCTCTACCTGGCGGAGAAATTCCCGGACGCGCAGCTCGCGCCGAAGCCGGGTGACAAGGACCGGGGGCGCTACCTGTCGTTGATGGTGTACTCCACGTCGCAGCTCGAGCCCTCCATGGGGGACCACCTGATGAAGCTGCCGACGGGGCCCGCGCGGGGCTGGACGGACTTCGAGACGGTGCTGAACGTCGTCGAGGGCGAGCTGGGACAGGGGCCCTACCTGTTCGGTGAACGCTTCACCGCGGCGGACGTGATGATTGGCTCGATGTTCATCTGGATGCGCATCTTCGGCAGCCGGACGGGGCGTCCCGCGCTGGAGGCCTACATCGAGCGGCTGCTGGCCCGCCCGAAGGGCATGAAGCTGGGCTGA
- a CDS encoding HEAT repeat domain-containing protein: protein MKRLCLLLTLPLFPLLSANAHAASADARPALRASTCSVRGLMDDIRRGLGSGSPSYQRYLRTLLREAAVTLPDAELRDAFAREPDPVMAEHLAAALVARAEREADTQAMDVVAQRALHDADPSVRAATLRAMRRTGALERTGDLYERMVRDESPQVRQEAATNLIEDNAHVYAGQYGPAADTAVTAAVASTDPAVTARILDNLSTEKISAESADRITPLLRSDDASVRKAAVNALGGVPAEQMQGARESLLAMYREETDDGVRKALLQSVAQLGFEGAIPDLQRLRAMDPRLAREADAWIQVLGMGLQEWSLLLREKQRLQQAP, encoded by the coding sequence ATGAAACGCCTCTGCCTACTGCTCACGCTGCCCCTCTTCCCCCTGCTGTCCGCCAACGCGCACGCGGCCTCCGCCGACGCGCGGCCCGCGCTCCGGGCCAGCACCTGCTCCGTGCGCGGGCTGATGGATGACATCCGCCGCGGACTGGGCTCCGGCTCACCGTCCTACCAGCGCTACCTGCGCACCCTGCTGCGCGAGGCCGCCGTCACGCTGCCGGACGCTGAGCTTCGCGACGCCTTCGCGCGGGAGCCGGACCCCGTCATGGCCGAACACCTGGCGGCGGCGCTGGTGGCCCGCGCGGAACGTGAAGCGGACACCCAGGCCATGGACGTGGTGGCACAGCGCGCGCTGCACGACGCGGACCCGTCCGTGCGCGCCGCCACCCTGCGGGCGATGCGGCGCACCGGCGCGCTGGAGCGCACCGGCGATTTGTACGAGCGCATGGTGCGGGACGAGTCGCCCCAGGTGCGGCAGGAGGCGGCGACCAACCTCATCGAGGACAACGCACACGTGTACGCCGGCCAGTACGGCCCGGCGGCCGACACGGCGGTGACGGCCGCGGTGGCCTCCACGGACCCGGCGGTGACGGCGCGCATCCTGGACAACCTCTCCACGGAGAAAATCAGCGCCGAGTCCGCGGACCGCATCACGCCCTTGCTGCGCAGCGACGACGCGAGCGTGCGCAAGGCCGCCGTCAACGCGCTGGGCGGCGTCCCGGCGGAGCAGATGCAAGGCGCCCGCGAGTCCCTGCTCGCCATGTACCGCGAGGAGACGGACGACGGCGTGCGCAAGGCGCTGCTCCAGAGCGTCGCGCAGCTCGGCTTCGAGGGCGCGATTCCCGACCTCCAACGCCTGCGCGCCATGGACCCGCGCCTGGCGCGGGAGGCCGACGCGTGGATTCAGGTTCTCGGCATGGGCCTTCAGGAGTGGAGCCTGCTCCTGAGGGAGAAGCAGCGGTTGCAGCAGGCTCCGTGA
- a CDS encoding serine/threonine-protein kinase, whose amino-acid sequence MGQVFLAREHGTGFERLVVLKLILPHLAEDDEFLSMFLDEAGLVARLTHPNLITILDLTEIEGRHCLAMEYVQGDDVRRLDKTSRAQGKTLPVGLILRIIADAAAGLDYAHQARDAQGKPLRLVHRDVSPQNILVGFDGGVKVIDFGVAKAATSSQNTATGVLKGKYPYMSPEQASGLSIDARSDLFALGVVMWELLTGKRLFKGESDMMTLRLVKDCQVPRPSQLNPRLPPGLDEVVLKALAPSPDQRYPDCGAFRLALEDYALNLRLPSSSAHLAAFLRELYADRIAHETDPAKLDQLAEDADLDSRSNSSLSGVPGLLGPAGRSSASRAMRGSPHGAVPGTRSRHAAAAPQPKEQTRGTAPLARQQPEPARRIPWLPVATAGLGLLIAGAGIVFFRSPADATPVRPPVEVAVPHQPEVAPEVQPPPHVDPEPARHVKLPVITEPPGARVSVNGEERGETPLRLELEAGAAPVSVTLALNGYEPVTRQVSATDEELRLELRRAGGGKSSPSTPAAGTKRPANPGQGGGLGIKTGR is encoded by the coding sequence ATGGGTCAGGTGTTTCTGGCCCGCGAACATGGGACGGGGTTCGAGCGACTTGTCGTCCTCAAGCTCATCCTTCCCCACCTCGCGGAGGATGATGAGTTCCTCTCCATGTTCCTGGACGAGGCGGGGCTCGTAGCGCGCCTGACGCACCCCAACCTCATCACCATCCTCGACCTGACAGAGATTGAGGGCCGCCACTGCCTGGCGATGGAGTACGTGCAGGGCGACGACGTGCGCCGCCTGGACAAGACGTCCCGCGCGCAAGGCAAGACGCTGCCGGTGGGACTCATCCTCCGCATCATCGCGGACGCGGCCGCCGGGCTCGACTACGCGCACCAGGCGCGTGACGCCCAGGGCAAGCCGCTGCGGCTGGTGCACCGCGACGTGTCGCCGCAAAACATCCTGGTCGGCTTCGACGGCGGGGTGAAGGTCATCGACTTCGGCGTGGCGAAGGCGGCCACCAGCAGCCAGAACACGGCCACCGGCGTCCTCAAGGGCAAGTACCCGTACATGTCCCCGGAGCAGGCCAGCGGGCTCTCCATCGACGCGCGCAGTGACTTGTTCGCGCTGGGCGTCGTCATGTGGGAGCTGCTCACCGGCAAGCGCCTCTTCAAGGGCGAGTCGGACATGATGACGCTGCGGCTGGTGAAGGACTGCCAGGTGCCACGGCCGTCGCAGCTCAACCCGCGCCTGCCACCGGGCCTGGACGAAGTGGTGCTCAAGGCGCTGGCGCCCTCGCCGGACCAGCGCTACCCGGACTGCGGCGCCTTCCGGCTGGCGCTGGAGGACTACGCGCTCAACCTGCGGCTGCCCTCCAGCAGCGCGCACCTGGCCGCCTTCCTGCGGGAGCTCTACGCGGACCGCATCGCCCATGAGACGGACCCGGCGAAGCTGGACCAGCTCGCGGAGGACGCGGACCTGGACTCGCGCTCCAACTCGTCGCTCAGCGGCGTGCCGGGGCTGCTGGGCCCCGCGGGGCGCTCCTCCGCGTCGCGGGCCATGCGCGGCTCCCCCCATGGCGCCGTCCCCGGGACGCGCTCGCGGCACGCCGCCGCCGCGCCGCAGCCGAAGGAGCAGACGCGAGGCACCGCGCCCCTGGCCCGTCAGCAACCGGAGCCGGCCCGGCGCATCCCCTGGCTCCCGGTGGCCACGGCGGGGCTGGGCCTGCTCATCGCGGGCGCGGGCATCGTCTTCTTCCGTTCGCCCGCGGACGCCACCCCGGTCCGTCCGCCGGTGGAAGTGGCCGTGCCGCACCAGCCGGAAGTCGCGCCTGAAGTGCAGCCGCCTCCACACGTGGACCCCGAGCCGGCGCGCCACGTGAAGCTGCCCGTCATCACCGAGCCCCCTGGAGCCCGGGTGAGCGTCAACGGCGAGGAGCGCGGCGAGACACCGCTGCGCCTGGAGCTGGAGGCCGGAGCCGCCCCGGTGTCGGTGACGCTGGCCCTCAACGGCTACGAGCCCGTGACACGGCAGGTGTCCGCCACGGACGAGGAGCTGCGCCTGGAGCTGCGGCGCGCCGGAGGCGGCAAGTCCAGTCCGAGCACGCCGGCCGCCGGGACGAAGCGGCCCGCCAATCCCGGCCAGGGCGGCGGCCTGGGCATCAAGACGGGCCGCTGA
- a CDS encoding ABC transporter permease, with protein MKTLLAKEVRRFMRVPGQTVLSPLISTTLYFIVFGVSMSNRVQTVEGLPYLHFIVPGLVFLGIANNAFLNSSSSLFITKIQGTVVDLLVAPLGPGELMAGFIGGAMVRGLAVGLLTWAVATFFTGFSLEHAGVAAYFLILSSYVFSVLGMLAAVWAEKFEQINFFPTFVMLPLTFLGGVFYSVRELPAPWNTVSLFNPMVYMVEGLRYGMLGRSIYSPLGGGSILFAVAVVATALTYAVLRSGYKMKA; from the coding sequence ATGAAGACCCTTCTGGCGAAGGAGGTCCGGCGCTTCATGCGCGTGCCGGGGCAAACCGTCCTGTCGCCCCTCATCAGCACCACGCTGTATTTCATCGTCTTCGGCGTCTCCATGTCCAACCGCGTCCAGACGGTGGAGGGCCTGCCGTACCTGCACTTCATCGTGCCGGGGCTCGTCTTCCTCGGCATCGCGAACAACGCCTTCCTCAACAGCTCCTCGTCGCTGTTCATCACCAAGATTCAGGGCACCGTGGTGGACTTGCTGGTGGCCCCGCTGGGGCCCGGTGAGTTGATGGCGGGCTTCATCGGCGGCGCCATGGTGCGCGGGCTCGCGGTGGGTCTGCTCACCTGGGCCGTGGCCACCTTCTTCACCGGCTTCAGCCTGGAGCACGCGGGAGTGGCCGCGTACTTCCTCATCCTGTCGTCCTACGTCTTCAGTGTGCTGGGCATGCTCGCCGCGGTGTGGGCGGAGAAGTTCGAGCAGATCAACTTCTTCCCCACCTTCGTCATGCTGCCCCTCACCTTCCTGGGCGGCGTCTTCTATTCCGTGCGCGAGCTGCCCGCGCCCTGGAACACCGTCAGCCTCTTCAACCCCATGGTCTACATGGTGGAAGGGCTGCGCTACGGCATGCTCGGCCGCAGCATCTATTCGCCCCTGGGCGGCGGGAGCATCCTCTTCGCCGTCGCCGTGGTGGCCACCGCGCTCACCTACGCCGTCCTGCGCTCCGGCTACAAAATGAAAGCCTGA
- a CDS encoding ABC transporter ATP-binding protein, with protein sequence MSVPALELQGLSKRYGEFTALHTVDLAIRPGEIFALLGPNGAGKTTMIGSVCGLVKKSSGSIRVFGKDLDQDPVGPRYDIGLVPQEINFDPFFTVAESLRIQLGFYGRPADDARIDEVLTALNLHAKKDAYTRALSGGMKRRLLIAKALVHKPRLVFLDEPTAGVDVELRRDLWTYVRKLASEGTTIVLTTHYLEEAEELADRVGIINEGRLLMVEDKATLLRRFGERRVIITFEQPQPGLSEAGKRFTARLSEDGRTLTYVERDGCAPSGELLRALYAEGQLISDVETRRSRMEDVLIEILRGRPQQAA encoded by the coding sequence ATGTCCGTCCCCGCCCTCGAACTCCAGGGACTCTCCAAGCGTTACGGAGAGTTCACGGCACTTCACACCGTGGACCTCGCCATCCGTCCCGGTGAAATCTTCGCCTTGCTGGGCCCCAACGGCGCGGGCAAGACGACGATGATTGGCAGCGTCTGCGGCCTGGTGAAGAAGTCCTCCGGCAGCATCCGCGTCTTCGGCAAGGACCTGGACCAGGACCCGGTGGGTCCGCGCTACGACATCGGGCTCGTGCCGCAGGAAATCAACTTCGACCCCTTCTTCACCGTGGCCGAATCGCTGCGCATCCAGCTGGGCTTCTACGGCCGCCCCGCGGATGACGCGCGCATCGACGAGGTGCTCACCGCCCTCAACCTGCACGCGAAGAAGGACGCGTACACGCGCGCGCTGTCCGGTGGCATGAAGCGCCGGCTGCTCATCGCCAAGGCGCTGGTGCACAAGCCCCGCCTCGTGTTCCTCGACGAGCCCACCGCGGGCGTGGACGTGGAGCTGCGCCGCGACTTGTGGACCTACGTGCGCAAGCTCGCCTCGGAGGGCACCACCATCGTCCTCACCACGCACTACCTGGAAGAGGCCGAGGAGCTGGCCGACCGCGTGGGCATCATCAACGAGGGCCGCCTCCTCATGGTGGAGGACAAGGCCACCCTGCTGCGCCGCTTCGGCGAGCGCCGCGTCATCATCACTTTCGAGCAGCCGCAGCCGGGCCTGTCCGAGGCCGGCAAGCGCTTCACCGCCCGCCTCAGCGAGGACGGCCGCACCCTCACCTACGTGGAGCGCGATGGCTGCGCCCCGTCCGGCGAGCTGCTCCGCGCCCTCTACGCCGAAGGGCAGCTCATCTCCGACGTGGAGACGCGCCGCTCTCGCATGGAAGACGTGCTCATCGAAATCCTCCGTGGCCGCCCACAGCAGGCCGCCTGA
- a CDS encoding metallophosphoesterase has protein sequence MSSSQTFFFAVVGDVHGHMHRMVSHLTAWEERSRRPLDFVLQVGDFEPHRHDADLVTMAAPMKHRHLGDFEAYHQRRRRFPWPVYFIGGNHEPYGHLDLYPEGFELAPHCHYLGRSGVVELNGLRVAGLSGIHREATFCKSRPPLASMGDVSNKDFTFFNEQDVERVLALGRADVLLLHDWPSGIIPPEEAADFQGQRRSASHDLVGNAYARLLVDALQPRLVLCGHLHRPYAGTVQHPGGQRSLVRCLASVEQGADAFAVFQCREGTLQEVAMRE, from the coding sequence ATGTCCTCCTCCCAGACGTTCTTCTTCGCCGTGGTGGGCGACGTCCACGGGCACATGCACCGGATGGTGAGTCACCTCACTGCCTGGGAGGAACGCAGCCGAAGGCCGCTCGACTTCGTGCTCCAGGTGGGCGACTTCGAGCCCCACCGTCACGACGCCGACCTGGTCACCATGGCCGCACCCATGAAGCACAGGCACCTGGGGGACTTCGAGGCCTACCACCAGCGACGGCGCCGCTTCCCCTGGCCCGTCTACTTCATCGGCGGCAACCACGAGCCCTACGGTCACCTCGACCTGTACCCCGAGGGCTTCGAGCTGGCGCCGCACTGCCACTACCTGGGCCGGAGCGGCGTGGTGGAGTTGAACGGCCTCCGCGTGGCGGGCCTGTCTGGCATCCACCGCGAAGCCACCTTCTGCAAGTCCCGCCCGCCGCTGGCCTCGATGGGCGACGTGTCCAACAAGGACTTCACCTTCTTCAACGAACAGGACGTCGAGCGAGTCCTGGCGCTCGGGCGCGCGGACGTACTCCTGCTGCATGACTGGCCCTCCGGCATCATCCCGCCCGAGGAGGCCGCCGACTTCCAGGGACAGCGCCGCAGCGCGAGCCACGACCTCGTCGGCAACGCGTACGCGCGGCTCCTGGTGGACGCGCTCCAGCCCCGGCTGGTCCTCTGTGGCCACCTGCACCGGCCCTACGCCGGCACCGTCCAGCACCCCGGCGGCCAGCGTTCGCTCGTGCGGTGCCTCGCCAGCGTGGAGCAGGGCGCGGATGCGTTCGCGGTCTTCCAGTGCCGCGAGGGCACGCTCCAGGAAGTCGCCATGCGGGAATGA
- a CDS encoding PLP-dependent aminotransferase family protein translates to MDLHVDLQDRRDVAGQIYRGLRARILDGRLRDGEQVPPSRELAQRLGVSRNTVGVAYEWLAAEGLLVGRGRAGSFVQNAPREQCARAAATRGVKLRPRAVWSELHVPPPAEPPAPYDFRVGTPDAALFPFETWHRLLARHLRAAVMTAAYADPAGHPELREAVARHVGVSRGVRAEASDVLITHGAQQALDLAGRVLLEPGDRVAVEEPGYPPARLLFQSLGARVVPVPVDEEGLDMQALPDDTRLVYVTPSHQFPLGIVMSPARRRALLDWARRRDAVVIEDDYDSEFRFGGRPLETLHSLDRSGRVLYVGSFSKVLLPALRLGFLVAPPSLQRELRLAKQVTDWHSQLPAQAALARFIDTGALARHLRKTRREYEQRHTRLSEKLRHHFGDAFEQLPSVAGLHLCVAFTRGGARLERELTRRARDAGIGIEELSRYFAGTPTRHGWVLGYGGVTVDRIDEGLRRLRTRLAGAL, encoded by the coding sequence ATGGACCTTCACGTCGACCTCCAGGACCGCAGAGACGTCGCGGGGCAGATCTACCGAGGGCTGCGCGCGCGGATTCTCGACGGGCGGCTGCGGGACGGTGAGCAGGTTCCTCCATCGCGTGAGCTGGCCCAGCGGCTGGGCGTCTCGCGCAACACGGTGGGCGTAGCCTACGAATGGCTGGCCGCCGAGGGCCTGCTCGTGGGCCGAGGCCGCGCGGGCAGCTTCGTCCAGAACGCGCCCCGGGAACAATGTGCGCGCGCGGCGGCGACGCGCGGTGTGAAGCTGCGTCCGCGCGCCGTCTGGAGCGAGCTGCACGTCCCTCCACCCGCCGAGCCGCCAGCGCCGTATGACTTCCGCGTCGGCACCCCCGACGCCGCGTTGTTCCCGTTCGAAACCTGGCATCGGCTGCTCGCGCGGCACCTGCGCGCCGCCGTGATGACGGCAGCCTACGCGGACCCGGCCGGCCACCCCGAGCTGCGCGAGGCCGTGGCACGCCACGTGGGCGTCTCCCGAGGCGTTCGTGCCGAAGCGTCGGACGTGCTCATCACGCATGGAGCGCAGCAGGCGCTAGACCTCGCGGGCCGGGTGCTGCTGGAGCCCGGAGACCGCGTCGCCGTGGAGGAACCCGGCTACCCGCCCGCACGGCTCCTGTTCCAGTCACTCGGAGCCCGCGTGGTTCCGGTGCCAGTCGACGAGGAGGGGCTCGACATGCAGGCGCTGCCGGACGACACGCGCCTCGTCTACGTCACGCCGTCCCACCAGTTCCCGCTGGGCATCGTGATGTCGCCCGCGCGCCGCAGGGCCCTGCTCGACTGGGCCCGGCGGCGCGACGCGGTGGTCATCGAGGACGACTACGACAGCGAGTTCCGCTTCGGCGGCCGGCCCTTGGAGACGTTGCACAGCCTGGACCGTTCGGGCCGAGTCCTCTACGTGGGCTCGTTCTCCAAGGTGCTGCTCCCCGCGCTGCGATTGGGATTCCTCGTCGCGCCGCCCTCGCTCCAACGAGAGCTCCGGCTGGCGAAGCAGGTGACGGACTGGCACAGCCAGCTTCCCGCGCAGGCGGCGCTCGCGCGCTTCATCGACACGGGAGCACTGGCCCGGCACCTGCGAAAGACGCGGCGCGAGTACGAGCAACGGCACACGCGGCTGTCGGAGAAACTCCGCCACCACTTTGGAGACGCCTTTGAGCAACTGCCATCCGTCGCGGGCCTGCACCTGTGCGTCGCCTTCACGCGAGGCGGCGCCCGGTTGGAGCGGGAGCTCACACGACGGGCCCGTGACGCGGGCATCGGCATCGAAGAACTCTCTCGCTACTTCGCCGGGACGCCCACCCGCCATGGCTGGGTGCTGGGCTACGGCGGCGTGACAGTAGACCGCATCGACGAAGGCCTCAGGCGCCTGCGAACGCGGCTCGCCGGAGCCCTCTAA